The following is a genomic window from Candidatus Dormiibacterota bacterium.
GAGACCGGCCCGCAGCGCCAGCCCGCGCAGCCGGATGTTGTGCGCCTGCGAGCCGGTGAAGTACTGCCAGGCGGCGCCGAACTGCTCGGGGGCGACCGCGCGGCAGTCGACCTGGAGGCCGCCGCCGGCGTGCACCGAGCACTTGGTGTCGCCGCGGAGGAGCACCCGCTCGACCGCAGGGAGGGAGGCGAACTCGGCGAGCACCGCCGCGGGCCGCTCGGTGGCCACCAGCAGGTCGAGGTCGCCGACGGTGGGGCGGCCGCGGCGGTACGAGCCCGCCACCTCCACGCGGCCGGCGGCGTCGATGCCGCGGAGCGCCTCGAGCAGGGCGGCGGCGAGGGGCGCCACCGCCTCGCGCGGCCGGCGCCCGCGCCCCGCCTCCACGCGGCGCCGCTCGAGCGAGCGGAGGATGTTCTCGACCGTCCTCGCGCCCATCCGCGGCAGCCCGGCGAGCGCGCCCGACCGGGCCGCCGCCTCGAGGGCGTCGAGGCTCTCGATCGCCGCCTGCCTCCACAGCATGTGGGCGGTGCGCGGGCCGACGCCGTCGAGGGTGCAGATCTCCAGCAGGGTGGCCGGGACCTCGGCCTCGAGCCGCTCCAGGTAGCCGAGCCGCCCGGTGGCGACCAGCTCCTCGACCTTCCCGGCGATCGCCGGGCCGAACCCGGAGACGCCGCGGAGCTCGCCGGCGGCGGCGAGGTCGGCCAGCTCGGACCCGAGGTTCTCCACCTGCAGCGCGGCCAGCCGGTAGGCGCGCACCTTGAAGGCGTTCTCGCCCATCACCTCGAGCAGGTCGGCGATGCGCTCGAGGGTGCGCGCCACGTCCGCGTTGCCAACCATCCCTGGTGATCGTACAGCGGGAGAGAGCGAACTACACTCACCACGTGAGGCTGCGAATCCGCCCCCGCCCGGGACGGCGATGACCTCCGAGTCGGTCCCGGCCGGAGCGCGCCGCGGTCGCAGCGTCCGCACCCGCGAGCGCATCGTCGCCGCCGCCACCGAGGTGTTCGCCCGGCGGGGCCTCCACGGCGCCCGCGTCGCCGACATCGCCGAGGCGGCGGGGATCGCGTACGGGCTCGTCTACCACCATTTCCGGAACAAGGAGGAGATCCTCGCCGCCATCTTCCAGGAGCGGTGGGGACGCCACCTCGGCTACCTCGAGGAGGTGGCGGCGTCGCCGGCGCCGGTGCGCGAGCGCCTCGCCCGGCTGGTGCACTTCTGGGTGGAGACCTACCGCAGCGACCCCCACCTGATGACGGTGATGATCAACGAGATCAGCCGCTCGTACGAGTTCATCGAGTCCCACGACGTCGGCACCGTCATCGAGGCCTTCGTCATCGTCGAGCGGATGCTCGACCGCGCCCAGGAGCTGGGCGAGCTTCGCGCCGACCTCGACTGCCGGCTGGCCTCGTACCTCGTCCTCGGCGCCGCCGAGATGGTGCTGACCGGCTACGTGCTCGGCACCCTCCGCCGCACCACCCGCGAGGAGTTCGCCGCCGACGAGCGCCAGCTGGTCGCGATGCTCCTGGACGGCATCTGCAGGGGGAAGGCGGCCAGCAGCTAGCCCTTCCCGACCCAGCGCTCCCACCAGTCGCCGACCTGGGCGGCGGTGCTCTCCGGGGTGCCGCCGTTGTCGATCACCCAGGTGGCGAGGCGGCGCTTCTCGCCGAGCGGCATCTGGGCGGCGACCCGGGCCCGGGCGGCGGCCTCGTCGAGGCCGTCGCGGAGCATGAGGCGGCGCAGCTGGACGTCCTCGGGGGCGTCGACGAGCATCACCCCCTCGACCAGGCCGGTGC
Proteins encoded in this region:
- a CDS encoding TetR/AcrR family transcriptional regulator — protein: MTSESVPAGARRGRSVRTRERIVAAATEVFARRGLHGARVADIAEAAGIAYGLVYHHFRNKEEILAAIFQERWGRHLGYLEEVAASPAPVRERLARLVHFWVETYRSDPHLMTVMINEISRSYEFIESHDVGTVIEAFVIVERMLDRAQELGELRADLDCRLASYLVLGAAEMVLTGYVLGTLRRTTREEFAADERQLVAMLLDGICRGKAASS
- a CDS encoding helix-hairpin-helix domain-containing protein; translated protein: MVGNADVARTLERIADLLEVMGENAFKVRAYRLAALQVENLGSELADLAAAGELRGVSGFGPAIAGKVEELVATGRLGYLERLEAEVPATLLEICTLDGVGPRTAHMLWRQAAIESLDALEAAARSGALAGLPRMGARTVENILRSLERRRVEAGRGRRPREAVAPLAAALLEALRGIDAAGRVEVAGSYRRGRPTVGDLDLLVATERPAAVLAEFASLPAVERVLLRGDTKCSVHAGGGLQVDCRAVAPEQFGAAWQYFTGSQAHNIRLRGLALRAGLTLNEYGVFRGGTPPDPLRLSGGERLGGETEEEVYALLGLRWIPPAAREGGAEVDAARLPGTPESQAGDPSRRFLTTDGRAVRAEPVPLHPIGGH